CGTCGGGACGTTCATGTCGGCGCTCGACGCCAGCATCGTCAACGTCGTGCTGCCCGTGATCCGTGCCGAGAGCGGCGCCGGGGTGGCCGCCGTGCAGTGGGTCGTCACCGTCTACCTCCTCGCGGTCAGCGGGACGCTGCTGGGCTTCGGCCGCCTTGGCGACCTCTACGGTCATAAGCGCGTCTACCTGGGAGGCTTCTGGGCCTTCGTGGCCGGCTCGGTGCTGTGTGGCATCGCGCCTACCGTCGGGCTGCTCGCCGCGGCGCGCGGGGTACAGGGCATCGGCGCCGCGGTGCTGTTCGCGAACTCGCCGGCGATCGTCACCACGAACTTCCCGCCGCAGCGCAGAGGGCGTGCGCTGGGGATGATAGCGACGGCGACCTATCTCGGTCTCACCGTCGGACCGCCGGTTGGAGGCTGGCTGGCCGACGCTCTGACGTGGCGGGCGATCTTCTTCATCAACGTCCCGATCGGCGCGCTCGCGCTCACGGTCGGGTGGCTGTACGTCCCCGACGACCCCCCGGCTCCGCGTGCGGAGCCGTTCGACCCGGCCGGCGCCGCGCTGTTCACCGGCGGGCTCGTGGCGCTGCTGCTCGCGCTCAACCAGGCGCACTCGTGGGGGTGGGCCTCGGCGGCGGTCCTCGGCCTGCTCGCCGCAGCGGGAGCGCTGCTCGCCGCGTTCCTGGGGTGGCAGCGGCGCGCCGCCCACCCGATGCTCGACCTCGGGCTGTTCGCCAGCCGCGCCTTCTCGGCGTCCACCGGAGCCGCGCTGCTGAACTACGTGGCCGTGTACACGGTCGTCTTCCTGATGCCCTTCTACCTGATACAGGGCCGCGGCATGACCGCGTCGGCGGCCGGTGTGCTGCTCATGGTGCAGCCCGCGGTCATGGCCGTCGCGGCGCCGCTGGCCGGAGCGCTCTCCGACCGCGCCGGCTGCCGCCCCCTCACCGTCGCCGGGATGTCGACGATGACTCTCGGGCTGCTGGCGCTCGGACTTCTCCCGCCCGGCGCCTCACTGGCCGCGATCGCCGGAGCGCTCGCGGTGATCGGGCTCGGTACCGGCGCCTTCATCTCGCCCAACAACAGCGCGCTCATGGGCTCGGCGCCGCGCGGGCGCCAGGGTGTGGCGGCGGCCGTGCTCGGCGAGGCGCGAAACGTGGGCATGGTGCTCGGCGTCGGCTTCGCGGGAGCGATCTTCACCAGCATCCTGCCGGGAACCCCCTCAGCCACGGACTACGTGCGGGCGGCATCCGCGGCGCTCTTCGCCGCGGCGGGCGTCGCGGCGGCGGCCGCGCTCGTATCCAGCCGCCTTACCGGGGAGAGCAGCCGCTGCGAAGCCGGCCCCTTCACGGAGTCGGAAGTCGCCCGTGACGGGGGGTGAGGCGACGGACAGCGCGGTGCGGGTTCGGCTCGCGGCGCCGACTCTTCGGCGGCGGCCGCGGGGCGTCAATGCGGGTGGCGCGGCTCCCGCCGGGCCTCGGCGCGGAGTCTGCCGTAGTCGCGCACCAGACGCTTCCGGCGCCGCCCCGAGATGAGGATGCCCGGTATCGGCCAGACGAGGGTGTAGCGCGTGGACAGGGAGTCGTGCAGCTCGTCGGCCAAGGCCAGCCGCTCCTGGATCCTGTCCAGCGCGTCATGCGCGCGGCGGACCTCCGCCTCGTCCTCGACCTCGTCGCAGCGCTGCTCCACCACGTCGTTCAGCGTGTCGATGTCGCGGTCGGGCATCCCGCTCCCCTCACGCTCCGGACCGCCCGCTCCTTGCCGGCGGCGCACTACTACGGCAGGATACCCACTTACCGCGGGCGGCCCTCCGCTCGGGTAGCGGGGGCCGCGGGGTCGCCCGGGTGGCCGCGGTCGCACTCCCTCGGTCGACCTCAGGCCGCCGACGGCGGGAAGAAGAGCAGCCAGACGATCACCGCGACGTCCAGGAGCGCGCCCACGTAAGTGCCGGGCGGGATCCTGCCGGCCCACAGGATGATGCCCGCGAGCGATATCGCCGCTCCCGCGAGCAGCCAGGCGCGGAACCACTCGGCCCCGGAGTAGTAGCCCCACGCCCCGCCTACCAGGAGCAGGCCCGAGGCCGCCCACAGCGTCGCGACGAAGCCGGCCAGCACGATGCCGCCGGGCGACACGCGCGCGAGCCAGGAGCGCGTGGTGAACACCAGGTAGACGCCGCCGACCATCCCCAGGCCGTGCAGACCGACGGCAGCCGCGACGATCGTCTTCACGATCCCTCCTCCCCGAGCAGGTCGCTCGCGATCGCACGCGCCCGCTCCAGGTCCTCCTGACGGACGAGCAGCCGGAAGGGTACCGGCATCGGTGGGTACGCGAAACCCTCTCCGGGCGGATACGGGTCGAAAGCGTACGCGATCCCCTCGTCGGCGAGCGTGGCGGCCAAGCGCATGAGCGACAGCGCCTCCGACCACGCCTCCAGCCCGTCGACCGCCATCGCCTCGGCCAGCGTCACCCACGTCGTATCGGCGTCCCCCATCTCGACCTCCCCCGGCCGATCCGGCCGCGCCCGCTCCCACAGTAGCCGAACCCGCTTCTCGGGACATCTTCCCCGGCTCACCGTCCCTCAAGGGCGCCTTCCTGTGCAGCGAGTACGAGATCGCGCCGATGCTCGAGCAAGGCGGCGGGGCGATCGTGAACACCGCGTCGGTGGCGCGGCTGACGGAGCGAGCAGGCACCGGCTCCTCCGCACCACCACGCCGGCGTGCGGGCACACCCGCTCCGACTGCGGGAGGCGCTGGGGCATAATGCCGGTATCGCGGGAGCGGGCGTAGGATGAGCACGGACAACTCGTTGAGGACGGGCGGATCGTGCGAGTGCAAGGACCCGACATCGAGGGGCGCGGTATCCTCACCGCGGATCAGCGTCTACGCGTCTTCATCAGCTCGACGTTGCAGGAGCTCGCACCGGAACGCAGGACCTTCCGTGAGGCCGTCGAGCGGCTGCACCTGGTTCCCGTGATGTTCGAGGCAGGTGCACGCCCCCACCCGCCGCGGACCCTCTATCGCGCGTACCTGGACCAGAGCCATGTCTTCGTCGGCGTCTACTGGCAGAGCTACGGATGGGTGACACCTGACCTGGAGGTGTCGGGCCTCGAAGACGAGTACCTCTTGAGTCAGGGCATGCCCAGTCTCCTCTACATCAAGACGCCGGCGCCCGACCGCGAGCCGCGTCTGACCGGGCTGCTCCAGCGGATCGAAGACGAGGGCCGCGCGTCGTATCGCTGCTTCGAGTCCAGCGAGGAGTTCGGGGAGCTCCTCGCCGACGATCTCGCACTGCTCCTGACGGAGCGGTTCCAAGGCGTGGGCGAAAGGCGGTCCTCCCCCCTCGGCTCCATCCGGCCGCGTCCGCTCCCCGTTCCGCCCACCCCGATCGTCGGCCGTGAGGACGAGCTGTCGTCGCTCGCAGGCAGCCTCGGCAGAGAGGACGTGCGACTGATCACCCTGATCGGTCCGGGAGGTGTCGGCAAGACCCGTCTCGCATTGGCGTCCGCGAGCGAGCTGTCTCGCTCGTTCGCCGACGGGGCCTTCTTCGTCGATCTCGCGCCGCTCTCCGAACCCGATGAGGTGCCGGATGCGGTGGCCTCTTCGATCGGCATGACGTACGAGCGCTCGCGTCTGCTCGCCGACTCCGTCATCGAGGTACTCGCGCCGAGGTCGGTACTGCTCCTGCTCGACAACTTCGAACACCTGACCGACGCGTCACCGTTCGTATCCGCGCTCCTGGCAGCATGCCCGGACGTGAAGGTGCTCGCGACCAGCCGCATCCCACTACGCCTGCGTGGCGAGCATCGCTTCCCGGTGAAGCCCCTCGCTCTGCCTCGCCGCGAGCCGTCGTTCGAGGAGATCCTGGCGTCGCCGGCGGTGGGCTTGTTCCAGAGCCGTGCCGAGCAAGCCGAGCCCGGGTTCAGCGTCACGCGTGAGAACGCCTCCGCCGTCGTGGAGATCTGTTCTCGGCTCGACGGATTGCCCCTGGCGATCGAGTTGACCGCGCCGGCCGTGCGCTCGATCCCGCTGGGGCTGCTGACCGAGCGGGTCAGGACGAGCCTGGACGCTTTCGCCGGGCAGGCGGATCTGCCGCAGCGCCAGCGTACGCTGCGAGCGACGGTCGACTGGAGCTACAGCCTCCTGGACGAGCGGGAACGACGAATGCTGGCCCGCCTCAGCGTGTTCGTAGGAGGCTTCACGCTCGAAGCGGCCGAGAACGTCTGTGCCGATGCCGACGAGCCGGATACGTTGGAGCGGCTGTCGTCTCTCGTGGACAACAGCCTCGTGGCCATCGAGGAGGACGCAGCCGGACGGCCTCGGTTCAGGCTACTCGACACGGTTCGGGAATACGCCAGGGACAAGCTGCATGAACGAGGCGAGACGGAGGAGGCGGAACGCCGGCACGCGGAGTACTTCCTCGAGTTCGTCCGAGTCGCGGGGCGCGAGCTTCGTACCGCCGGGCAGCGCGAGTGGTTCCTCCGAGTGGCAGCGGACCACCCGAACATCGATGCCGTGCTTCGTCGCGCGATCGGGCGGGGCGACATCGTCACCGGACTCGG
This Coriobacteriia bacterium DNA region includes the following protein-coding sequences:
- a CDS encoding MFS transporter, giving the protein MARGEGAGTWILAAVGVGTFMSALDASIVNVVLPVIRAESGAGVAAVQWVVTVYLLAVSGTLLGFGRLGDLYGHKRVYLGGFWAFVAGSVLCGIAPTVGLLAAARGVQGIGAAVLFANSPAIVTTNFPPQRRGRALGMIATATYLGLTVGPPVGGWLADALTWRAIFFINVPIGALALTVGWLYVPDDPPAPRAEPFDPAGAALFTGGLVALLLALNQAHSWGWASAAVLGLLAAAGALLAAFLGWQRRAAHPMLDLGLFASRAFSASTGAALLNYVAVYTVVFLMPFYLIQGRGMTASAAGVLLMVQPAVMAVAAPLAGALSDRAGCRPLTVAGMSTMTLGLLALGLLPPGASLAAIAGALAVIGLGTGAFISPNNSALMGSAPRGRQGVAAAVLGEARNVGMVLGVGFAGAIFTSILPGTPSATDYVRAASAALFAAAGVAAAAALVSSRLTGESSRCEAGPFTESEVARDGG
- a CDS encoding DUF4062 domain-containing protein; protein product: MRVQGPDIEGRGILTADQRLRVFISSTLQELAPERRTFREAVERLHLVPVMFEAGARPHPPRTLYRAYLDQSHVFVGVYWQSYGWVTPDLEVSGLEDEYLLSQGMPSLLYIKTPAPDREPRLTGLLQRIEDEGRASYRCFESSEEFGELLADDLALLLTERFQGVGERRSSPLGSIRPRPLPVPPTPIVGREDELSSLAGSLGREDVRLITLIGPGGVGKTRLALASASELSRSFADGAFFVDLAPLSEPDEVPDAVASSIGMTYERSRLLADSVIEVLAPRSVLLLLDNFEHLTDASPFVSALLAACPDVKVLATSRIPLRLRGEHRFPVKPLALPRREPSFEEILASPAVGLFQSRAEQAEPGFSVTRENASAVVEICSRLDGLPLAIELTAPAVRSIPLGLLTERVRTSLDAFAGQADLPQRQRTLRATVDWSYSLLDERERRMLARLSVFVGGFTLEAAENVCADADEPDTLERLSSLVDNSLVAIEEDAAGRPRFRLLDTVREYARDKLHERGETEEAERRHAEYFLEFVRVAGRELRTAGQREWFLRVAADHPNIDAVLRRAIGRGDIVTGLGTTAIWIYSWITSDITPYWALLESIHAQDPPLPDDSRAWLLFVIGTGRIEKLHAPRREAVAPLTEAVELWRRSGDRTAEADAETFLALALIPDENKTASAHLDHALTIYRELGDLWGACLAHYILGEIALTEGDAVRAETMLREAVALARSIESDHMTGVTLCEMGFAAFTAGDRDPARSAFTEAAGLLLGIYSREGLADCLDGFAAVSLADGDAEDAAALLGAADATREQIGFGASLTRDSIVAEVSPRARRALGDDAFREAYARGKAMRTREAVEGALDRLARRS